GCAATGAGTGCCACAGGGACAACAAAACCCAACGACTGACCGGCGAGGTCATGCTCGATATGCCCCCCGAATTCGGCAAGGTGCATTCGCTGAATATCACCAACGACTCCGTGCACGGTATAGGCGCATGGACGGACGGCGAGCTGTACTATTTCCTGCGGACCGGCATACGGAAGAACGGCTCCTGGGCGCCACCGTTCATGCCCAAGTTCCCGCTCATGGCCGACGAGGACTTATACAGCATCATCGCTTGGCTGCGCTCCGATGAGCCGTCTTTGGCAGCCGACAGCCGCGAATACCCACCAAACAAGTACAACCTATTCATCAAGTTTTTGGCAAATATCGCCTTCTTCCCGCCTCCGCTGCCCGAATCCTCCATCACCATCCCGGACAGCACCGACCGCATTGCTTTTGGCCGCTATGTGGCGGATGCGCTTTGTGCCTGCTATGCCTGCCATTCTGCCGACTTTGCCAAAATGGACATTCTCCAACCAGATAAAAGTCTTGGATTTTACGGCGGCGGCAACCCGATGCTCAACCTCGAAGGGGAGGTAGTTCACTCCGCAAACCTGACGATGGACAAAGAAACCGGTATCGCCAATTTTACCAGCGAGCAGTTTTTGGAAGCTGTCAAATACGGCAAAAACCCTCGCGGAGGGCCGCTGTACTACCCCATGCTCCCGCATACTGCCCTTACGGATGGTGAAGTGAATGCTATTTGGGCCTACTTGCAAACCGTGCCGACCATCAAAAATCCTGTGGAGCGTTACAAGCCCAAAAGTTGATTTTTGCTACCATAGGTACTTGATTCTTCGTAAAAACCTAGAGTGTGTTTCCTGCCGCGCTTGGTGTTCTCACCAAGCGCACTCCCGCGAGATGCCAAGCCGAGGCCCTGCACTCCACCGCTTCTGCTTGGTGAAAACACCAAGCAGGGCGAAATGGAATGCCCCGCTGCTGTTCAGGCAATCGGAGGCTACTTGTGGCCGGGTGGCTCAACACGCCATCTTGTCAAAGGGTTGTCTTGAGCGGAAGCACCTCCTTTCGTGACAAAAGTCATTGAAAAGGAATGTGACGCAAGGGAATTTTGCGCTCGGCCATTGAAGCCGAATCTCCTTGCTATGCAAAATGCCGCTCCCCCCGCCAAGCCGCTTTTTATTACTGATGCCGCCCGCTCTCTCTATTTCAACGCCTACGATGCTGTTTTGAAAAAATACGGCATCGCGGCCAACGACCATTGGGTGGAAACCCACTTGGGCAAGGCGCACGTCATCGAGACTGGCAACCCGGCGGGCAAACCCCTCGTGCTCCTCCATGCGGCGGGGTGCAGTGCTGCCGAATGGTACGCCAATTTTGAGGCATTGGGGCGGGATTATCATTTGTACGCGGTGGACACGCCGGGCGACGCGGGGAAAAGCGAGCTCCGCAAATTGCCCTTAAACATCGGCGACTACATCCTGATGCTACGGCAAATTCTCGACGCATTTCGATTGGAAAAACCTGCGTTGCTCGGCCACTCCATCGGCGGTTTTTTCGCGGCGGGATTTGCCATCGCGCATCCCGAACGGGTGGAAAAACTGATTTTGCTATCGCCCGTCGCCACCCACGTCCCGATTCGCTGGTATCTGCGATTGATGCTCAAATTCACCGGGCGACCCGGCACTGGCCCTCACGCCGTCAAAACCCTGAAAATGCAGGCGTTCAAAGGCTTCGAGCCGGAGCCGCTATTCGCCGACCTGATGGAACACGTCCGCAATTATTGCACGGTGGAGATGTTGTTTCCCTATGTCTATTCCGACGAGGATTTGTTCAAAATAGAAATGCCAACCTACCTCATCGTTGGCACAGGGGAGCCGTTGTGCAACTATGAACGCTCCGTGAAATTGGCGCGGCAAAAAATCCCGCACATTCAAATCACCGTTTTGGAAAACACGGGGCACACGCCGAACATGGAACGACCCGAAGAGACGAACCGGCTTTTATTGGAAATCTTGAAACGATAAAAATCATGGCGCAAAAAAACCTCTCCATCGGCGTGGACATCGGCGGTACGCACATCACCTGCGCGGCGGTCGAAATGACGGCGGGCAAATTGCTCGAAAAAACGCTTTCGCGGGTGGCATACGGCCACGAAGACGCGGCGGCGGTCATCCTGCACAGTTGGGCAACTGCGCTGAACGACACCATTTCAAAAGTGGATGCAACGCAGTTGGCGGGCATCGGCTTTGCCA
This genomic interval from Saprospiraceae bacterium contains the following:
- a CDS encoding alpha/beta hydrolase, producing MQNAAPPAKPLFITDAARSLYFNAYDAVLKKYGIAANDHWVETHLGKAHVIETGNPAGKPLVLLHAAGCSAAEWYANFEALGRDYHLYAVDTPGDAGKSELRKLPLNIGDYILMLRQILDAFRLEKPALLGHSIGGFFAAGFAIAHPERVEKLILLSPVATHVPIRWYLRLMLKFTGRPGTGPHAVKTLKMQAFKGFEPEPLFADLMEHVRNYCTVEMLFPYVYSDEDLFKIEMPTYLIVGTGEPLCNYERSVKLARQKIPHIQITVLENTGHTPNMERPEETNRLLLEILKR